The following coding sequences lie in one Polynucleobacter asymbioticus genomic window:
- the scpA gene encoding methylmalonyl-CoA mutase, with product MSTSKKTPSSNTSNSWPNVPDSNLDAWKKSAQKSAPNGDVDKLGWQTPDGIHLKALYTAEDTEGLQYTHSLPGFEPFVRGPQATMYSVRPWTIRQYAGFSTAEESNAFYRKALDAGGQGVSVAFDLATHRGYDSDHPRVTGDVGKAGVAIDSVEDMKILFDGIPLDKVSVSMTMNGAVLPVLAGYIVAGEEQGVKQELLSGTIQNDILKEFMVRNTYIYPPEPSMRIIGDIIEYTAKHMPKFNSISISGYHMQEAGANQVLELAFTLADGKEYVKTALAKGLDVDGFAGRLSFFFAIGMNFYLEVAKLRAARLLWWRIMKSFEPKNPKSLMLRTHCQTSGWSLTEQDPYNNVVRTTVEAMAAVFGGTQSLHTNSFDEAIALPSEFSSRIARNTQLILQEETHITSVIDPWAGSYMMENLTQEMADKAWEIIQEVDAMGGMTKAVESGWAKLKIEAAAAEKQAKIDSGSDVIVGVNKYKLGKEDLVDVLMIDNDKVRESQVARLKDIKAKRDSKKVEAALEALTKAAEENTGNLLELAVQAIRLRATVGEVSDALEKVYGRHRADTQKVTGVYAAAYDSAEGWEKLKVEIAEFAKDFGRRPRVMIAKLGQDGHDRGAKVVATAFADLGFDVDIGPLFQTPEECARQAIENDVHALGVSTLAAGHKTLVPAIIAELKKQGADDIIVFVGGVIPRQDYDFLYESGVKGIYGPGTPIPASAKDVLEQIRKSVKPA from the coding sequence ATGAGTACAAGTAAGAAAACGCCATCATCGAATACATCTAATAGTTGGCCAAATGTGCCTGATAGCAATTTAGATGCGTGGAAAAAATCAGCCCAAAAATCAGCTCCGAATGGGGATGTTGATAAATTAGGCTGGCAAACCCCGGATGGTATTCATCTCAAGGCTTTGTATACAGCGGAAGATACAGAAGGTCTTCAGTACACCCATTCCTTACCAGGCTTTGAACCATTTGTTCGCGGTCCTCAGGCAACGATGTACTCAGTACGACCATGGACTATTCGTCAGTACGCTGGCTTTTCAACTGCTGAAGAATCGAATGCGTTTTATCGCAAGGCTTTAGATGCAGGTGGTCAGGGTGTATCAGTGGCATTCGACTTGGCAACCCATCGTGGCTACGATTCAGATCATCCACGTGTGACTGGTGATGTTGGTAAAGCAGGTGTTGCCATTGACTCTGTTGAAGATATGAAAATCTTGTTCGATGGCATTCCATTAGACAAGGTATCTGTGTCGATGACGATGAACGGTGCCGTGTTGCCAGTATTGGCTGGATATATCGTTGCTGGTGAAGAGCAGGGTGTTAAGCAAGAGTTGCTATCCGGAACAATTCAGAATGACATTCTGAAAGAGTTCATGGTTCGCAATACTTATATCTATCCGCCAGAGCCTTCTATGCGGATCATCGGCGACATTATTGAGTACACCGCCAAGCACATGCCGAAATTTAACTCGATCTCTATTTCGGGTTATCACATGCAAGAGGCTGGTGCAAACCAAGTTCTCGAGTTGGCATTCACATTAGCCGACGGTAAAGAATATGTAAAAACTGCTTTAGCTAAAGGCTTAGATGTGGATGGCTTTGCTGGTCGCCTTTCATTCTTCTTTGCTATTGGTATGAACTTCTATTTAGAGGTTGCCAAGCTACGTGCTGCTCGTCTCTTGTGGTGGCGCATCATGAAGTCTTTTGAGCCAAAAAACCCTAAGTCATTGATGCTGCGCACACACTGCCAGACATCTGGCTGGTCTTTGACTGAGCAAGACCCCTATAACAACGTTGTTCGTACGACTGTTGAAGCCATGGCTGCGGTATTCGGCGGTACACAATCCTTGCACACGAACTCCTTTGATGAAGCCATTGCGTTGCCATCTGAATTCTCAAGCCGTATTGCGCGTAATACCCAATTAATCTTGCAAGAAGAAACCCACATTACTAGCGTGATTGATCCATGGGCTGGCTCTTACATGATGGAGAACCTCACTCAAGAAATGGCTGATAAGGCCTGGGAAATTATCCAAGAAGTTGACGCCATGGGCGGTATGACCAAGGCAGTAGAAAGCGGTTGGGCCAAGCTCAAGATTGAGGCTGCCGCCGCTGAGAAGCAAGCCAAGATTGACTCCGGATCTGATGTGATTGTCGGAGTGAATAAGTACAAGCTAGGTAAAGAAGATTTAGTTGATGTCTTGATGATCGATAACGACAAGGTTCGTGAAAGCCAAGTTGCTCGATTAAAAGATATTAAGGCGAAGCGCGATTCCAAAAAAGTCGAGGCTGCATTAGAAGCATTAACCAAAGCCGCAGAAGAAAACACTGGCAACTTATTAGAGTTGGCTGTTCAAGCGATCCGTTTGCGTGCTACGGTTGGTGAGGTTTCAGATGCATTAGAAAAAGTTTACGGGCGCCATCGCGCCGATACTCAAAAGGTGACTGGTGTGTATGCAGCTGCTTATGACTCAGCAGAAGGTTGGGAAAAATTGAAGGTAGAGATCGCGGAATTTGCAAAAGACTTTGGTCGCCGTCCACGTGTGATGATTGCTAAGTTAGGTCAGGATGGTCATGATCGCGGTGCTAAGGTTGTGGCAACCGCTTTTGCTGACCTCGGTTTTGACGTAGATATCGGACCTTTGTTCCAAACTCCTGAAGAATGTGCCCGTCAAGCAATTGAGAATGACGTACATGCCTTAGGCGTTTCTACTCTGGCTGCAGGTCACAAAACCTTGGTGCCTGCCATCATTGCCGAGCTGAAGAAGCAGGGCGCTGATGACATCATCGTTTTCGTGGGTGGTGTTATTCCAAGGCAGGATTACGACTTCTTGTATGAGTCAGGGGTGAAGGGCATATATGGTCCTGGTACTCCAATTCCAGCTTCGGCTAAGGATGTGCTCGAGCAGATTCGTAAATCTGTAAAACCTGCTTAA
- the lplT gene encoding lysophospholipid transporter LplT, with protein MNRSFYIIMAAQFFSSLADNALLIAAIALLVQLNAPAWMTPLLKLFFVLSYVLLAAFVGAFADSRPKGNVMFITNTIKFIGCVVMLFGSHPLLAYAIVGLGAAAYSPAKYGILTELLPPEKLVAANGWIEGLTVGSIIMGTVLGGVLISKSVSESLLGLDMPILETSIDTAAESAIMIIMMIYILAALINLRIPDTGARYESQKTNPIELVKDFAVCFKTLWADRLGQISLAVTTLFWGAGATLQFIVIKWAQVSLHMTLSQGAILQAISAFGVAGGAVWAAWRIPLKSSLKVLPYGIAMGLVVCVMAIYNSDMLPNTSILTIGKFELALNLLPAYFLLILVGWLAGYFVVPMNALLQHRGHVLMSAGHSIAVQNFNENISVLMMLLIYSGLIWLDAPIQAVIIGFGVAVSAIMWLVIKRHAANQAEYDSMHLIGEHKH; from the coding sequence ATGAACCGTAGTTTTTACATCATTATGGCGGCGCAATTTTTTTCGTCGCTTGCTGATAACGCATTGCTGATTGCAGCAATCGCCCTCTTGGTCCAGCTTAACGCTCCGGCCTGGATGACCCCTTTACTCAAATTATTCTTTGTTCTGTCCTACGTCTTGTTGGCTGCCTTCGTAGGAGCCTTTGCTGACTCCCGCCCTAAGGGTAATGTCATGTTCATCACTAATACGATTAAATTCATTGGTTGTGTAGTGATGCTATTTGGCAGCCACCCTTTATTGGCCTATGCGATTGTTGGCCTAGGAGCTGCGGCCTACTCCCCAGCTAAATACGGCATCCTCACAGAATTGCTTCCACCAGAAAAATTAGTGGCAGCGAATGGCTGGATTGAGGGCCTCACTGTAGGCTCCATCATCATGGGCACCGTGCTTGGTGGCGTCTTAATTAGCAAGTCTGTATCTGAGAGCCTCCTAGGACTTGATATGCCAATACTAGAGACCAGCATTGATACCGCAGCCGAATCTGCCATCATGATCATCATGATGATTTACATCTTGGCTGCCCTGATTAATTTACGCATTCCAGATACTGGAGCGCGCTATGAGTCCCAAAAGACCAACCCAATTGAACTGGTAAAAGATTTTGCTGTCTGCTTTAAGACTCTTTGGGCCGATCGTCTTGGTCAAATCTCCTTGGCAGTGACGACCTTATTTTGGGGTGCTGGGGCAACCTTGCAGTTTATTGTGATTAAGTGGGCACAAGTTTCCCTACATATGACCCTATCCCAAGGCGCCATTCTTCAAGCGATTTCTGCATTTGGCGTTGCTGGTGGAGCTGTATGGGCTGCTTGGCGTATACCTCTTAAGAGCTCGCTGAAGGTTCTTCCCTATGGCATCGCCATGGGTTTAGTTGTCTGCGTAATGGCAATCTACAACTCCGACATGTTACCCAATACCAGCATTCTGACCATTGGCAAGTTCGAACTTGCACTCAACCTATTGCCAGCTTATTTCTTGCTGATCTTGGTTGGTTGGTTGGCGGGTTATTTTGTGGTCCCGATGAATGCCCTGCTTCAACATCGCGGCCATGTTCTGATGTCTGCAGGTCATTCGATTGCCGTGCAAAACTTTAATGAAAATATTTCTGTGCTGATGATGTTGTTGATTTATTCCGGACTGATTTGGTTGGATGCACCAATTCAGGCAGTCATTATTGGCTTTGGTGTAGCAGTAAGCGCCATCATGTGGCTAGTCATTAAGCGCCATGCTGCTAATCAGGCTGAATATGACTCAATGCATTTGATTGGGGAGCACAAGCACTAA
- the accC gene encoding acetyl-CoA carboxylase biotin carboxylase subunit: protein MFKKILIANRGEIACRVMKTAKKMGIKTVAVYSEADKEARHVQMADEAVCIGPAPSRESYLVMDRIIQACKDTGAEAVHPGYGFLSENEQFARRCEEEGIVFIGPKHQSIAAMGDKIASKKLALEAKVNTIPGYNEAIDTTEEAVKIAQGIGYPVMIKASAGGGGKGLRVAFNDKEAGEGFAACKTEAMNSFGDDRIFIEKFVEGPRHIEIQVLGDAHGNVVYLGERDCSIQRRHQKVIEEAPSPFIDPATRKAMGEQAVALAKAVNYQSAGTVEFVVGKDKSFYFLEMNTRLQVEHPVTEGITGLDLVEQMIRVAAGEKLAFKQEDIKLDGWSMECRINADDPFRNFLPSTGRLVKYRPPEELDGVRVDTGVYEGGEIPMYYDSMIAKLIVHGKDRTEAIEKMRAALNDFVIRGIHSNIPFQAALLQHPRFVSGDFTTGFIAEEYPDGFKKDSVQPADPKRLAALSAFMRYRYLEHIQMIDGQLAGHEMTIAKNFVVVTGSRVGSSEEMKEIPVRVDLKDGVYSVYIEEGGDVSRYDLVSNWRPGELCLRATINGTHKITAQVERKGVKYALVLDGAHYECMVLSPLGAELQRRMLVKVPPDTSKLVMSPMPGLLTNISVQVGEAVTAGQKLAAIEAMKMENTLVAAQDGVVAEICANVGESLAVDQLIIRFE from the coding sequence ATGTTTAAGAAAATTTTGATTGCTAACCGCGGCGAGATCGCCTGCCGTGTGATGAAGACTGCCAAGAAGATGGGTATCAAGACAGTGGCCGTCTATTCCGAGGCAGATAAAGAAGCGCGACATGTGCAGATGGCTGACGAAGCGGTTTGTATTGGGCCGGCTCCTTCACGCGAATCTTATTTGGTAATGGACCGCATTATTCAGGCCTGTAAAGATACTGGTGCTGAAGCAGTTCACCCTGGATATGGCTTCTTATCTGAGAATGAGCAATTTGCTCGCCGTTGCGAAGAAGAGGGTATTGTTTTCATTGGCCCTAAGCATCAGTCTATTGCGGCAATGGGCGACAAGATTGCTTCAAAGAAGTTGGCTCTTGAGGCTAAGGTCAACACTATTCCTGGCTACAACGAAGCGATTGATACAACTGAAGAAGCGGTAAAGATTGCCCAAGGAATCGGTTACCCGGTGATGATTAAGGCATCTGCAGGTGGTGGTGGTAAAGGCTTGCGTGTTGCATTTAATGACAAAGAGGCTGGCGAAGGTTTTGCTGCTTGTAAAACAGAGGCGATGAATAGCTTTGGTGATGATCGTATCTTCATTGAGAAGTTTGTTGAAGGCCCACGCCATATTGAAATTCAGGTGTTAGGGGATGCACATGGCAATGTGGTGTATCTAGGTGAGCGTGATTGTTCTATTCAACGACGCCATCAAAAGGTGATTGAAGAAGCGCCATCCCCATTTATTGATCCAGCTACCCGTAAGGCGATGGGTGAACAGGCTGTAGCTTTAGCAAAAGCAGTGAACTATCAATCTGCAGGCACTGTGGAGTTTGTGGTCGGCAAAGATAAGTCGTTCTACTTTCTTGAGATGAATACCCGCTTGCAAGTAGAGCATCCGGTTACCGAGGGTATTACTGGTCTCGATTTAGTGGAGCAGATGATTCGTGTGGCCGCTGGCGAGAAGTTGGCATTCAAGCAGGAAGATATCAAGCTTGATGGATGGTCGATGGAATGTCGTATTAATGCAGATGATCCATTCCGTAACTTTTTACCTTCTACAGGGCGTCTCGTTAAATACCGTCCACCAGAAGAGTTGGATGGTGTGCGTGTTGATACAGGTGTATATGAGGGCGGCGAGATCCCGATGTACTACGACTCCATGATTGCCAAGTTGATTGTGCACGGTAAAGATCGTACTGAAGCAATTGAAAAGATGCGTGCTGCACTAAATGACTTTGTCATTCGCGGTATTCATTCGAATATTCCTTTCCAGGCAGCCCTGTTGCAGCATCCACGCTTTGTCTCTGGTGACTTCACTACTGGCTTTATTGCTGAAGAATATCCCGATGGTTTTAAAAAGGATTCCGTACAGCCAGCAGATCCAAAACGTTTAGCAGCTTTATCCGCGTTTATGCGTTACCGTTATCTTGAGCACATCCAGATGATTGACGGCCAATTGGCTGGTCACGAGATGACAATTGCCAAGAATTTCGTAGTGGTCACCGGTTCACGAGTTGGATCTAGCGAAGAGATGAAAGAGATTCCTGTTCGTGTTGATCTGAAAGATGGTGTGTATTCCGTCTATATTGAAGAAGGGGGCGATGTTAGTCGTTATGACCTTGTCAGTAATTGGCGTCCAGGCGAGCTATGTTTGCGCGCAACCATCAATGGCACGCACAAAATTACCGCTCAAGTAGAGCGCAAGGGTGTGAAGTACGCTCTTGTTTTAGACGGAGCGCACTACGAGTGTATGGTGCTAAGTCCCCTGGGCGCTGAGCTTCAGCGTCGGATGTTGGTCAAGGTTCCACCAGATACTTCAAAGTTGGTGATGTCACCAATGCCAGGCCTATTAACCAACATTTCCGTCCAAGTTGGTGAGGCAGTCACTGCTGGTCAAAAATTGGCTGCGATTGAGGCTATGAAAATGGAAAACACATTGGTTGCGGCGCAAGACGGTGTGGTTGCTGAAATCTGTGCCAATGTTGGCGAAAGCTTAGCGGTTGATCAATTGATCATTCGCTTTGAATAA
- a CDS encoding GntR family transcriptional regulator, translated as MNTKLINRPLYEDVAERLREQIFSHELAPGSWLDEQSLALAFGISRTPMREAIKVLASEGLVTTKMNKGAYVTEVDRRDLEQIFTVLSLLEGQAAKETALKATEAQLTQLDNLHHRLEKAAADRDIEQFFEINVKFHDLIQEIAGNKWMNGVIEDLRKVLKLQRRDSLSRSGRLLSSLIEHREILQAILKRDSIAAELAMRKHLARGLEATK; from the coding sequence ATGAATACAAAACTGATTAATAGACCTCTATATGAAGATGTTGCTGAGCGCCTCCGCGAGCAGATCTTTTCACATGAATTGGCCCCTGGGAGCTGGCTAGATGAGCAAAGCCTAGCTCTGGCATTTGGGATCAGCCGGACCCCAATGAGAGAAGCCATCAAAGTATTGGCCTCGGAAGGCTTGGTCACAACCAAGATGAATAAAGGCGCGTATGTCACCGAGGTTGATAGGCGTGATCTTGAGCAAATCTTTACCGTTCTATCCCTACTAGAGGGTCAAGCAGCAAAAGAAACAGCGCTCAAGGCAACTGAAGCGCAGCTAACCCAATTGGATAACCTGCATCACCGACTAGAAAAAGCGGCAGCAGACAGAGATATTGAGCAATTTTTCGAAATCAACGTCAAATTTCATGACCTCATCCAAGAAATTGCAGGAAATAAATGGATGAATGGCGTTATTGAGGACCTGCGCAAGGTTCTGAAACTTCAAAGGCGGGATTCTTTAAGTCGGAGTGGTCGACTGTTGAGCTCACTGATTGAGCATCGAGAGATTCTCCAGGCCATACTGAAGCGCGATTCAATAGCAGCCGAGCTTGCTATGCGCAAACATCTAGCTCGGGGGCTTGAAGCCACTAAATAA
- a CDS encoding acyl-CoA carboxylase subunit beta yields the protein MKEIIQQLEAKRELARLGGGQKRIAAQHSKGKLTARERIELLLDAGTFEEWDMFVEHRCYDFGMADQTVPGDGVVTGYGMINGRLVFVFSQDFTVLGGSLSEAHAEKICKIMDQALKVGAPVIGLNDSGGARIQEGVASLGGYAEIFQRNVTASGVIPQISLIMGPSAGGAVYSPALTDFIFMVKDSSYMFVTGPEVVKTVTHEDVTAEELGGAVTHSTISGVCDLAFDNDVDAIMMLRRFFNYLPLSNREKPPMINGAQRTEEPDFSLDTLVPSNPNQPYDMKELIGKIVDDGEFFELQPDYAKNILIGFARMEGRSIGIVANQPLVLAGCLDIKASIKAARFVRFCDAFNIPVVTLVDVPGFMPGTSQEYGGIIKHGAKLLYAYADCTVPKVTLITRKAYGGAYDVMASKHLRGDVNFAWPSAEIAVMGPKGAVEIIFREEKSDPAKIAAREAEYKAKFANPFVAGRRGYIDDVILPHETRKRISRSLAMLKDKELTNPPRKHGNIPL from the coding sequence ATGAAGGAAATCATTCAACAGCTTGAAGCTAAGCGCGAGCTTGCCAGATTAGGTGGCGGGCAAAAGCGTATTGCTGCACAACATTCCAAAGGCAAGCTTACTGCTCGTGAGCGTATTGAGCTCCTGTTGGATGCGGGTACCTTTGAAGAGTGGGATATGTTTGTTGAGCATCGTTGCTACGACTTTGGCATGGCGGATCAAACTGTTCCAGGAGATGGTGTTGTTACTGGCTACGGCATGATTAATGGCCGCTTAGTTTTTGTGTTCTCACAAGACTTCACTGTTTTGGGCGGCTCTCTTTCTGAAGCGCATGCTGAGAAGATTTGCAAGATCATGGATCAGGCGCTTAAAGTAGGCGCCCCTGTGATTGGTCTGAATGACTCTGGTGGTGCACGTATTCAAGAGGGTGTTGCTTCTTTGGGTGGCTATGCCGAGATCTTTCAACGTAATGTGACTGCCTCTGGCGTCATCCCGCAAATTTCACTCATCATGGGTCCATCTGCTGGCGGTGCAGTGTACTCACCAGCTCTGACTGATTTCATCTTCATGGTGAAAGATAGCTCTTATATGTTTGTTACTGGACCGGAAGTGGTCAAGACGGTAACCCATGAGGATGTAACGGCAGAAGAGCTTGGTGGTGCCGTTACCCATTCCACTATTTCAGGCGTATGTGACTTAGCTTTTGACAACGACGTTGATGCCATCATGATGCTCCGCCGTTTCTTTAACTACCTCCCATTATCTAATCGGGAAAAGCCACCCATGATCAATGGGGCGCAACGCACTGAAGAGCCAGATTTCTCACTAGATACATTGGTGCCAAGCAATCCAAACCAACCTTACGATATGAAAGAGTTGATCGGGAAAATCGTGGATGATGGTGAATTCTTCGAGCTCCAGCCTGATTACGCAAAAAATATCCTCATTGGTTTTGCTCGTATGGAGGGCCGCTCGATTGGTATCGTTGCAAACCAGCCTTTAGTTTTAGCAGGCTGCTTGGATATCAAGGCATCCATTAAAGCTGCTCGTTTTGTACGCTTCTGTGATGCCTTCAATATTCCAGTTGTAACCTTGGTTGACGTACCTGGATTCATGCCTGGTACATCACAAGAATACGGCGGCATCATTAAACATGGCGCGAAGTTGCTGTACGCCTATGCGGATTGCACCGTTCCAAAAGTAACGCTGATTACTCGTAAGGCCTACGGTGGCGCCTATGACGTGATGGCATCTAAGCACTTGCGTGGTGACGTTAACTTCGCATGGCCATCAGCTGAGATTGCAGTGATGGGCCCTAAAGGTGCCGTTGAGATTATCTTCCGTGAAGAAAAATCTGATCCCGCAAAAATTGCTGCTCGCGAAGCTGAGTACAAAGCTAAATTTGCAAATCCTTTTGTAGCGGGTCGACGCGGCTACATTGATGATGTGATCTTGCCCCATGAGACACGGAAGCGTATCTCACGCTCTTTGGCAATGCTCAAAGATAAAGAGCTGACAAACCCACCGCGTAAACACGGCAATATTCCTCTTTAA
- the rimI gene encoding ribosomal protein S18-alanine N-acetyltransferase, producing the protein MVDSIKPEQLSSAGVAELSFLPMTVADLDSVLAIESVSHIHPWTKGNFSDSLAAGHWAYCVRPQLSDAVKGSYLDPEILWAYCILFPAVDELHLLNITVSPKLRRLGIGVKMMNAIEGVAAQQNMPRIILEVRPSNESALKLYQSLGYEQIGLRKNYYPVDIASGLREDALVLAKSIKLES; encoded by the coding sequence ATGGTTGATAGTATCAAGCCCGAGCAGTTAAGTTCTGCAGGCGTAGCGGAACTTTCTTTTCTGCCCATGACAGTCGCAGACTTAGATTCAGTTCTCGCTATAGAGTCTGTTTCACATATCCACCCTTGGACAAAAGGCAACTTTTCAGACTCACTAGCTGCAGGTCATTGGGCCTATTGCGTCAGGCCACAATTGTCTGATGCAGTAAAGGGCAGTTATTTAGACCCAGAAATTCTCTGGGCCTACTGCATTTTGTTTCCGGCTGTTGATGAGTTACATCTCCTCAACATTACCGTTTCTCCAAAATTACGTCGTTTGGGTATTGGCGTAAAAATGATGAATGCCATCGAGGGTGTAGCCGCCCAGCAAAATATGCCCAGAATTATTTTAGAGGTTCGACCCTCTAATGAGTCAGCCTTAAAGCTCTATCAAAGTCTTGGATATGAGCAGATTGGTTTACGCAAAAATTATTACCCAGTGGATATCGCTAGTGGTTTGCGCGAAGACGCCCTAGTTTTGGCTAAATCGATTAAGCTTGAGTCATGA
- the meaB gene encoding methylmalonyl Co-A mutase-associated GTPase MeaB, with protein MLNAVDQALVNDLTGAPSPAQRRALAKIITLLESTRMDHRKRADEVLNTLLPKTGKSFRLGISGVPGVGKSTLIETLGLYLIEKGHRVAVLAIDPSSSLSGGSILGDKTRMERLSVLDNAFIRPSPSSCTLGGVAEKTREAMLVAEAAGFDIVIVETVGVGQSEIAVAGMTDMFLLLQLPNAGDDLQAIKKGVMEIADLIVINKVDIDPDAAMRAQLFITSSLRLLGFQGNPDHASHNQEYWHPTVMTLSALEGNGVPELWEKILHFQKLQNANGQLQSRRKQQAGAWMWDRIDAGLKNAFQNHPEVQTLLPILSGEVNQGTMAASVAARRLLEAMGHEFF; from the coding sequence ATGCTTAATGCAGTTGACCAAGCTTTGGTGAATGATCTCACTGGTGCGCCTTCGCCGGCGCAGCGTCGAGCCTTGGCTAAGATCATTACCTTGCTTGAGTCAACACGCATGGATCATCGCAAGCGTGCTGATGAGGTTCTCAATACCTTATTGCCAAAAACAGGCAAATCATTTCGCCTGGGTATCTCAGGCGTACCGGGTGTTGGTAAATCTACCCTGATTGAAACCTTAGGTTTATACCTCATTGAAAAAGGGCATCGGGTTGCAGTTCTGGCGATCGACCCTTCCTCCAGCTTATCTGGCGGTTCTATCTTGGGTGATAAGACCCGAATGGAGAGGCTCTCAGTTTTAGATAACGCATTTATTCGTCCAAGTCCGTCATCATGCACCCTAGGTGGTGTAGCTGAGAAAACACGCGAAGCAATGCTGGTTGCTGAGGCAGCCGGCTTTGACATTGTGATTGTTGAAACTGTTGGCGTCGGTCAAAGCGAAATTGCAGTTGCTGGTATGACGGATATGTTCCTTTTATTGCAATTGCCCAATGCCGGAGACGATCTGCAGGCCATCAAAAAAGGGGTCATGGAAATTGCTGATCTGATTGTCATCAATAAGGTCGATATCGATCCAGATGCAGCAATGCGCGCTCAATTATTTATCACAAGCTCTTTACGCTTATTGGGTTTCCAAGGCAACCCCGATCATGCTTCTCACAATCAGGAATATTGGCACCCAACTGTCATGACTTTGAGCGCTCTTGAAGGCAATGGAGTGCCTGAATTATGGGAAAAAATTCTGCATTTTCAGAAGCTGCAAAACGCAAATGGCCAGTTACAGTCTCGTCGCAAACAACAAGCCGGTGCTTGGATGTGGGATCGAATTGATGCAGGCCTCAAGAATGCTTTTCAGAATCACCCGGAAGTACAAACACTTTTACCCATCCTGAGTGGCGAGGTAAATCAAGGAACCATGGCCGCATCTGTTGCTGCGAGACGATTGCTCGAGGCAATGGGACACGAATTTTTCTAA
- the tsaB gene encoding tRNA (adenosine(37)-N6)-threonylcarbamoyltransferase complex dimerization subunit type 1 TsaB, with product MTHILAIDTSSAWCSVALSLTDAAPIFRHQKVSAGASQLLLPWVEELLSEASIELSALDAIAIGVGPGAFTGVRLGVAAVQGLAIAARLPVLPVASLDAIASQLILTPAFIASRAQSFVISVDARMDEVYWARYQVKVNQLPYRQGDIHLTKPEEIELSNTDFLAGSAINEFGDRVFASLSQSLASNQLDSSITVNALGVLDCARDMWSKGLQQDIHLLEPLYIRNKVALTSAERSQQHG from the coding sequence TTGACCCATATATTGGCCATCGACACCTCATCAGCTTGGTGTTCGGTGGCTTTATCTTTAACTGATGCTGCACCTATTTTCCGTCACCAAAAAGTGTCGGCAGGCGCTAGCCAACTCTTATTGCCTTGGGTTGAAGAGTTGTTATCTGAAGCCTCAATCGAACTTTCTGCGCTGGATGCTATTGCTATTGGCGTAGGTCCAGGAGCCTTCACGGGTGTTCGACTTGGAGTCGCAGCAGTCCAAGGTTTAGCAATCGCAGCAAGACTACCAGTACTGCCGGTAGCCAGTCTGGATGCTATTGCCAGCCAACTGATTCTGACGCCTGCATTTATTGCTTCAAGGGCGCAATCCTTTGTAATCTCTGTGGATGCCCGCATGGACGAGGTTTACTGGGCCAGATATCAGGTAAAAGTAAATCAATTGCCATATCGTCAGGGCGATATTCATTTGACGAAACCAGAGGAAATTGAACTCTCGAATACTGATTTCTTGGCGGGTAGTGCGATTAATGAGTTTGGAGATCGTGTATTTGCCAGCCTTTCACAATCTCTTGCTAGCAATCAGCTTGATTCGTCTATTACAGTGAATGCTTTAGGAGTTTTAGATTGTGCTCGGGACATGTGGAGCAAAGGCTTGCAACAAGATATTCACTTGCTTGAGCCACTGTACATACGTAATAAAGTGGCATTGACTTCCGCTGAACGTAGTCAACAGCATGGTTGA
- a CDS encoding VOC family protein, translating to MTKPFKILGVQQIAIGGENKERLRKLWVDLLGFEYKSTFVSERENVDEDICAIGKGAHEIEVDLMQPFDIEKKPSVHQTPLNHIGLWVDDLPKAVEWLSAQGLRFAPGGIRKGAAGYDITFVHPKGNEEFPFCGEGVLIELVQAPPDIIAGLNS from the coding sequence ATGACTAAACCATTCAAGATATTAGGCGTTCAACAAATTGCCATTGGCGGCGAAAATAAAGAGCGTCTCCGTAAGCTGTGGGTTGACCTGTTGGGCTTTGAATATAAGAGCACCTTTGTCTCTGAACGTGAAAACGTCGATGAAGATATTTGTGCAATTGGTAAAGGTGCTCATGAAATCGAAGTGGATCTCATGCAACCCTTTGATATTGAAAAAAAGCCTTCCGTTCATCAAACTCCCTTAAACCACATTGGCTTATGGGTGGATGATCTTCCCAAGGCTGTGGAGTGGTTGTCTGCACAGGGTCTGCGTTTTGCACCAGGTGGTATTCGTAAAGGTGCAGCTGGCTATGACATTACCTTTGTTCACCCCAAAGGTAATGAAGAGTTTCCTTTCTGTGGTGAAGGTGTGTTGATTGAACTTGTTCAGGCGCCACCGGATATCATTGCAGGTCTGAATTCATAA